In Acanthochromis polyacanthus isolate Apoly-LR-REF ecotype Palm Island chromosome 9, KAUST_Apoly_ChrSc, whole genome shotgun sequence, the DNA window GTTTCGAGGCGCAACGAGGTTTAGGAAGTGTTTTAATTCGGTGACAGACTCGTTTAGGTTTCAGGCTGTTTTTTTGCTCTTGAATAAATCGACGGACAAGAGTTCAGATGTGAAGAAGGCGTTGGACTTGGAGAACTGCGCACCGTCTGTCCGTTTACTTTTATTCGTGACATTAAAATTGGGCTTATTTTTGATGAAGATATTTCAGTGTGTCTCGCACGTATCAGTCAAATATGCGACGGGCATTGAGagaatgtggaaaataacaacatTCTAAATCTGTTTATTGTGTTCAACTTTTGTTATGGCCGTGATGTTGCCATGTTCCGATTTCTAATAAGTTGGTGGGAGACATCAGTGGGTTCTGCAGTGGTGTGGTTGTAGGAACACAGAGTTGTGGTGTCAGTGATGAAAGCATGGGCTTCGTCAGGCCGTGGTGAAGGTAtggatgtttgtcatgtgtctGCACCTTGAGAGCATCAGCGTacagtgtttggtttttgtgttgGAGAAGAGATGCGTCGCGAGGCTCTGGACATTTTCAGGACACTTCAAGCTCGTGTTTGTTTCGCggtattttttctttccaaaagaGGAGAAACAGATGCGCCCTAGTGTCAACAGTCGATTATTCACGCAACATTGCGCGAAAATATGCGCCCCTGCAGATCGGAGGGGTGTTAAGCCTCactctcctttcctctcctctcctctccaacCTGCCAGACGAGCAGCTTTTAACAGCAAAGCGAGGAGTTTGGCAGCTTCCTCTTCAGCACcgcagacagagacacaaacccGACTTGTCCACACCCACTTCTGGTCCACGTTACCACTGCCCTCCTCTCCCCAATCATGGAGAGGTCTGCCAACGCTTTATCAGTGTTAGTGCAGGTTGACTTGCTCTCGCCCAGGAGGCATTTGAGTGCTTATTGGATGTGATATACAGAGAAAGTCGCTATAAACAGCAGCTGAGTACCGGTGTGATGTTTGCTGAAGCTCAGGTGCAAGTGCTCTTCGTGGGAAATGCGTGTAATaagtggaaacaaaaaaaagggatGTCCATCTGCAACCTTTGAGAAGGTCTAATTTTATACCTGCTGCTTAAAAGGGATTTGTGGAATTTGTGAAATAAGCTATTCATGAAGCGAAGCCCCAAGTCATACACAGTTAGATATGAATTATCAAATGTACCATCTAGCCACCAGCACAATCACGGAGGGAAAGCAAGAGTCTGTGTAATTAATCATCCTTGTCCTCCCATCGTTATTCACCACATGTGGCTGAAACTCATCATCTGTAATCATGATAAGTGTTGGTGGCTTCATTGTCTTTTGGACCACGGCTTCTACTATCATGCAGCAGTGACTGGTAATCATAaagacacacatgcaaacacccCACACAGCAGAGACTGTGTTGGTGTGTAAGCAAATGGCTAATAGCTTGTGTTTGCCTTTGTGCTGTGCTGTATGTGAAGGGCGCTGTCATCTTGAAGTACAGCTGCGTTGGTTGATGGTGAACTGGATTTGGGTGGAAAGCAGGAGTGAGAGTGTTGGTAGGAGAGAGTGATAAAGAGAGGAGAGACAGCAAGAGAatgagagtttaaaaaaaagctagGGTGAGGTGGAGAGAACATGCCTGCTGGCTTCCTGTCTTGACACATTACATTTCCATAGGTAGATGTTGCACTGGAGCAGCAGAATGTAGACAAATAGCACCTCTTGTTCTCTACTGTCAACTTGGGTATTTTGTCATTGCTGTGTTCATAGATCTAGCAGCAGAAGCAACTGGATGTTATCTCTTGGTTCAATCTCCATCTGATGACAAATACTGCATGTGCCTTTACCTGGATTGATGCTAGATAAAACCTCAGCAGACCTATAGGCAAAAATGTACCATAGGCCCCCTTTAAAGAGCCCATACTTTGAACGTTTaggttttcagattttattttgggGTCTACTAGAACATGTTATATGCTTTATTGTtcaaaaatacatcatttttctCTTACTGTACAGTGTTGCAGCACCCCTTTTCACCCAATGACCTGTTATAGCTCCTATCTCTTGAGGGACTCCCTTCAGAAAAGCCTCATCTGCTCTGATTGGAAAGCTGGTCAGACGAAAGCAAATTTGGTTATCATCGTATAGGGATGTAGAAGAGTCTAATGAGGTGATAATCGTAGACTGCAACAGATGCTAATTCTTTGTTTGATGGTCGAACCAGCTGTCAAGTCAGGTATAATGCTAATGTGTTACATGGTGATGTAAACCAGTAACAGATGAGAAGCCTGGGTttcaaacatggtgtttcaagCAGGGAGGGAGCAGCCATTTCTGTGAGAGTATGATTCTTTTTGTTATGAACTCTGGACTTGTAGCTTGCAGGTCTTTCACATGTGCAAAAAATCCATTACACACTAAAAGAAAGGGAAACACTAGAACGTTTAATATGGGTTCTTTAAGTGTCCCATTTGCATGTTGCATTAAGCtacttccccccccccccccccccccccaatccaACCAATATctaaatgcaaaaacaagagATAAGAGATAAGAGATGAtaagagatttttaaaataacattttccatttaaaaacatgtaaGTATTGTATCTCTGGGTAAACTTTATCATTACTGTGGATGGATTTTTGTTATATCTAGACAAAGGTAGGCTAACCCTTTACCTAAGTTTGTGCTGAATTAAGCAAACTATAGCTGCTGGCTCTAGTTCCATGTTTACCCTACAGAAATGAGATTGGTATAGACCAAAAGTAACTAACATGTTTTTCCAACAATAGTAAAGTCTTCATTTAGGGCCCTTATCATTTCCATTTATATTGTGTTCTAAGGGTGCATAGTGCTTGTTATCAATCAGATTTATCAATCCAACTAAGCCAAATGTAAGTAAATATAACTGAACTTGAGGCCTATCAGGTAATCCAGCCTTGTACACATGATAAACCTTGATTACATGGACAATCTCTAAATTAAATAACCATATCTGATATGTAGCACTTTGTATGCAATAAAatcctctcttctctcttttgTGTTCTCACAGACTGAGTGACAAGCCTGCTGTCTAATAGCCACCATGATAGCCACAGGCGGCCTGCTGCGCATGAACAGGCGCCAGGATTCACTCCGATCTAAAAgcagagcagaaaacaaacGAAAGCGGaaatccaagaaaaaaaagaagaatgacATAGTTGTGGTGAAGGGGAAGCTAAATTTCTGCTCCGCGGCTGGTTTGGTGGCTGCTGTTGGAGTCGTAGTTCTCATGGTTGGGGTTTCAATGGCTGTACTTGGCTACTGGCCCAGCCAGAATCAGCAGGAGTACCAGGAGCGCCGCAGAACGGGAGCATACCATCCCAACAGAATGAGCTACTCCAAAGGTCCGCCTGTTTCCTCTAACTTGACCCATGATAAGCCTCCTTTTGGCCAGACAAATTTTTTCAACCAGAGCCATTCTAACAGTAGTGTCCAGAACCGGTCCCCTCGCTGTGGCTTACTTTGTGACTTCCTGGATAACTATCTGTACTCAGACAATCTGAAAGTCTTCGGACCGCTGGTGATGGGAATTGGCATTTTTCTCTTCATCTGTGCCAATGCAGTCCTCCATGAAAACCGAGACAAGAAAACTAAAATCATTAACCTGAGAGATATCTACTCCACAGTGATAGATCTACACAGCATACGGTCAAAAGAGTACACCCCTCTAAATGGCATGGTGAACTATACACAGTCGAGGAGTGCAGAAGGTCCGCCAGGTTCATTCTCTGCGAGTGGGATGCTTACTCGTAGTTCCTGGCCCTCCACTGGACTTGGTTTCCAGGGTGAATTAGAGGGTGATGATGTGTTTAGACGTTCCTCATTGGCCAGCAGGCCACGTAGCTGGTCCAGAGATGTCCAGACCTTCACAGACACTGTCTACAGCATCTACAAAGACTACAGCAGTAGCAGTGAGCATGCTCCTCAGCCTCGACAGTGGGAGACCACCTCCATCGTCACATCCTCTGTTAACGCTTTCACCCTCCCTGTGATCAAACTGAACCACTGTGAGGTGGACGAGTCTCAGAAAGCACAGGCACAgggacgctctgaggaagaggTTGTTATTGAGGCTGCTGCTGAACACATTAGTGAGGAAGGACAGGGCAGCAGGACCCACATTGACAACATGGACTGCAAGCAGGAGGAGGCCTTGATGATGGATTCCTCCCCACCCCATCAGAGTCATGAGGAGATATCTACAGATGCAGCTAACCAACAGGGGGCACTGCAGGCTCAGCCTCAACTGCAGTGGACCCAGCTATTTCCTCCATCACCTGTTGCCACGGTGATGGCATCACAGCTGTCGCTCAACTCCCTCACAGATCAGCCCAGGCCTGCGCGCCGCTGcagcctgtctctgtctgcctgtcgtCAAGGTGACAGAGCCAGGCGTTTCAGCTGCCCCCGTCTGGAGCGCTCCAACAGCAAGGGCTACATCAAACTGACTGACCTGGGAGGCGAGTCCTTCGAAGCCCCCGACACAGACACTTCTTTAGTGGCCACCGAACAGGAAGTAGCAAtggacacagcagcagcagaagcagcagaagcagtGGAGGAAGAAGCTCAGGGAGAAGATAATCTGGTTACACCCAGCAACTCTGCAGAATCCTAGGGAATTATTTTGCTGATGAAGTCTCTTAAAACTCTTTGATGTCTTGTTCTTTGCTTCATACTTTCTTCTGAGATTGCTGATATAAAGCTGGCTGTTACAGTGGAATGGAAAGATGAAAAGTAACCAGCTAAGGACTATTGAAACATAGCCATGAACATTCAAGAGCAAGGCTCTTTATAAATAATTCACATCCACAGCTCAATAGCTCGATATTCAGATgtaatttttctattttttttatgtagcaAGAGCAATACTTAAGACTTGTAAGGAGTTTtagtaatgatttatttaaaaaaaacaatgaaaaaaagaaaatgtgaaaagaaaagaaaatcagattttatgacttttaacttttcttttgtaTAACAGTAGGGCAAACATTGTAGCTTGTAGAATTTCCAAAACAAGTCACTGAGAACTGCTGTCCACAATGTTGTACTGTAGCATTAAGACATGCCACAGAAAGCTAAATAGTCGAGGTTTATTTCTCTATGTTGTTATGTGAATACCATGTGAATAGgtgaactgaactgaatctcAGGTAGGCGTTTGTTTTAGGATCGGGACCTTAAGGACAAGGTCTTTCCTACGTGCACACTTGTTTATACAAAGCATTCATGGTTGAATAAATTTGACTGTAACACCTCTGTCAGGTCTAATAGGCATCCTTGTGTGAAATTAGATGAAATGCAATGAATGCAAAATTGTTTGTTTGCTCCAAATAGTTTTACTTGCATtaagaaaaattaaacatatgAAAAACTGAACGTTAGACTCTGACTGGTTAAGTGTGCGGCAAACCTGCTGATGGTGTAAgactgtgtgttttggtgtaGCAGTGCTTCTCATTACTGGAAAACACTGCAGTGGTATTGATGTTGCATTATCTGGACAAATTGAACTGAGAGCACTGGTCTATAAGTGTCCTTCAGAactatttgatttgatttgtttttttgatttttgagaatttattttgaacatttcagccaaaaaaaagagaagaaaacaacaaaagacaatgaATAACTTGCTCAAAAAGGAATGGGAAGAAGTCAAAACTTATCTAATCCCACCCCTTCTCCTTaaacaaatgattgtaaatCTATTCTTCCTGCTTCTTCGAAATACTACTATTTATAAacagtaacaaaaacaacaacaacaataataatagtgaGAAGGATTTATAATAAATATACACCAATATGTCCATCTACATTTATACAAAGACAAAAGGACCTAACAAtatcaaaacacaacagaaggaAAAGACCCAACTAATGatacaaatatagaaaacaaatcattaaagaaaaaaaattaacaacaaGAGCACTCAGAGCATggagtactctgccaaggctgctcagtcgttctATGATTGCCGACGGATACGTACAGATAAGTCCACAggggtggatttgtagtaggataggatcatgtgatcgtcagctgGCGGCTGACGAAGAGTTCACCTGTAGTCAGTGATGCTGtactgctatctggcaatgatacagaaattttgaacaaatccttggatccagactataagctgcatcactgccaaaatctaatcaggtggtccttgtgttgtttctgaccttacctgaaaatttaatcgaaatctgttattccgtttttgagtaaagttgcttacagacagacagacagacagacatacgcTGAGCATTACATAACGTtaccgtgttccttggtggagtaataacagTAACCTGTGCATGCTCTCACTGTAAAaatctttattgtttttttttgtttgtttttgttcttttttttactgtttcatgTTTGGATATTGCTTGATCTCCTCATCCAAACTGTTCCAGAGTCTTACCCCACAGAGAGAAATGCAGAATCTTTTTTGGTTTGTAcaaattttgtcacttttgaaGTTGCATTTTCCTCTTGATTGATATCCCCCTTCTCGATCCCTAAACcatttctgtacattttgtagcaaaatgttatttttacctTTGTTCATGGAACTATCTTCTCAATAATTTCTCAATAGATGGGTGACATAGGAACATGTGTCTTTTTCGATGGAACATGGTCAAACACATTGTTCTGGGCTGAGACCTGATGACTGAAAATCAATTTTACTCTCAACAAAGCATTCGAGGATTCCCTGTGTGTAAGTATTTGCATTTGCTGATGTTTCTCTGGTTCCGCTGAGGCAAATCTTTCCCAAAAATGTCCCCCCTTTCTTTACGTGCTTATGCTACCAATACTGCAATGGAAATGTTTCCCACAATGCTCTGTACCATACAAAGTGGTTAACTGTGTTTCATGGAGCAACAAGGGTGCTTAAGAGGTTCCTAGTCTGGCTGAtacagtacatttactcaagcacTGTACTAGGTATATGACTacttctgttttctgctgctttatgcATGCCATTTATTGTACAGTTACACATATTTTATCATACCCTACTGCAAATCTAAGTAAAACATGTTTAGAGTCCTTCTCTTGTCAGTGCTTTAGCCACAAAAAACTTGTctttgtgtatcaaagttacattttttagaagttttttttctatgaaaataCTCCTTTCCTGCCCTAAGATgtcttagatgtaactctagtGTGTAGCTCTATGAAGTTCCGCCCTCTATttccccccacccccctctcCACTGTCTGCAACTGG includes these proteins:
- the LOC110957684 gene encoding transmembrane protein 200C, producing the protein MIATGGLLRMNRRQDSLRSKSRAENKRKRKSKKKKKNDIVVVKGKLNFCSAAGLVAAVGVVVLMVGVSMAVLGYWPSQNQQEYQERRRTGAYHPNRMSYSKGPPVSSNLTHDKPPFGQTNFFNQSHSNSSVQNRSPRCGLLCDFLDNYLYSDNLKVFGPLVMGIGIFLFICANAVLHENRDKKTKIINLRDIYSTVIDLHSIRSKEYTPLNGMVNYTQSRSAEGPPGSFSASGMLTRSSWPSTGLGFQGELEGDDVFRRSSLASRPRSWSRDVQTFTDTVYSIYKDYSSSSEHAPQPRQWETTSIVTSSVNAFTLPVIKLNHCEVDESQKAQAQGRSEEEVVIEAAAEHISEEGQGSRTHIDNMDCKQEEALMMDSSPPHQSHEEISTDAANQQGALQAQPQLQWTQLFPPSPVATVMASQLSLNSLTDQPRPARRCSLSLSACRQGDRARRFSCPRLERSNSKGYIKLTDLGGESFEAPDTDTSLVATEQEVAMDTAAAEAAEAVEEEAQGEDNLVTPSNSAES